One window of the Anopheles cruzii chromosome 2, idAnoCruzAS_RS32_06, whole genome shotgun sequence genome contains the following:
- the LOC128277850 gene encoding transmembrane protein 135-like, translated as MQVLSKMSSVPVTCIEYAHPWTNSCSVATAELMIVGLQYCLRIYAAVYAFSLLMRGRIPTPPELVKTIRGWLQSSAFLTTNAFSYMMITCLVRRAFGSFNFYTVSYVPAFFAAFVSILVERSSRRALLALYVSNVATETLWNILQSRGVVRSVPYGEIAIFGLSTSVLMYCYRLNRQKDYRDSMFDVVRFAIGDSEVMKSEPAPAVAPTTDEPTQSRDCAGSARSTGKRGHSYPFIQAMLRAYLQLTGRLKRLGKHKLCRHRHSCLYDTLSSGARMFSMGLGIQVVLKVVLQLRKLINRPSLLRKTFLNKEIVRLGLFLGGFTSIYKMSSCALRHFTNSDSPLYALPSGLLASAAFGFYADNTIALYIMWKTLQIIYNWGIEKGYLPRVPGFTVLLYAASTALLFHAATIEPKNLRPSYWKFLYSISGGRICVMDRSGFDVYGLDTTGQISTMMKLCKTEPILVGKLS; from the exons ATGCAGGTCTTAAGCAAGATGAGCTCGGTGCCTGTCACCTGCATAGAGTACGCACACCCGTGGACAAATTCGTGCTCGGTGGCCACAGCGGAACTGATGATAGTCGGTTTGCAGTATTGTTTGCGAATTTACGCGGCAGTTTATGCG TTTTCGCTTCTGATGCGTGGCCGCATACCGACGCCACCGGAACTGGTGAAAACAATCCGCGGTTGGCTACAATCGAGCGCATTCCTCACGACCAATGCCTTTAGCTACATGATGATCACGTGTTTGGTGCGGCgagcgttcggttcgttcaATTTTTACACCGTCTCGTACGTTCCGGCATTTTTTGCCGCCTTCGTTTCCATCCTGGTCGAGCGTTCTTCGCGGCGTGCCCTGCTGGCGTTGTACGTCTCGAACGTGGCCACGGAAACGCTGTGGAACATTCTGCAGTCCCGTGGTGTCGTGCGCTCCGTTCCCTACGGTGAGATTGCCATCTTTGGGCTCTCTACCTCGGTGCTGATGTACTGCTATCGACTGAACCGGCAGAAGGACTACCGTGACTCGATGTTCGATGTGGTGCGATTTGCGATCGGTGACAGTGAGGTTATGAAGAgcgaaccggcaccggcagtggcaccgacgaccgacgagcCAACGCAATCTCGAGATTGCGCTGGCTCGGCACGGTCGACAGGCAAGCGGGGCCACTCGTACCCGTTCATCCAGGCCATGCTCCGTGCCTATCTTCAGCTGACGGGCCGACTGAAGCGTCTCGGGAAGCACAAACTCTGTCGCCATCGGCACAGCTGCCTTTACGACACGCTCTCTAGTGGTGCACGTATGTTTTCGATGGGCCTCGGCATACAGGTTGTGCTGAAggtggtgctgcagctgcGTAAACTCATCAACCGGCCCTCTCTGCTGCGCAAAACGTTCCTCAACAAGGAGATCGTCCGGTTGGGCCTATTCCTGGGTGGTTTTACTTCTATTTATAAG ATGTCTTCCTGTGCGTTGCGACACTTTACCAACAGTGATAGCCCGCTGTACGCCTTACCGAGTGGGCTTTTAGCTAGCGCTGCCTTCGGATTCTACGCGGACAACACCATCGCCTTGTACATTATGTGGAAAACGTTGCAG ATAATCTACAATTGGGGCATTGAGAAAGGCTATCTTCCCCGGGTGCCCGGATTCACGGTGTTACTGTACGCCGCCAGTACCGCTCTGCTGTTTCAcgcggccaccatcgagcCGAAGAACCTGCGGCCAAGTTATTGGAAGTTTCTGTACTCCATCTCGGGCGGGAG AATTTGCGTCATGGACCGTTCCGGTTTCGATGTGTACGGTCTAGACACCACCGGTCAGATCAGCACCATGATGAAGCTTTGTAAAACGGAACCAATACTGGTAGGCAAGCTGAGCTAG
- the LOC128279025 gene encoding pickpocket protein 28-like, which produces MYPIGFPSRFPVDTWQNSHQGAAQKKLKTMFRFYITKAIQNVLAQTSLHGVVYLVYKRSTYMEKVMWFVIICLSLTAGCYAVGIFWIRYWTNPTMIALDRNYHLWNTTFPSLTVCFQKRLNERARDELVSKVEPEQMERYSEFLETLIESDIENVGRLAEYEEFDDGANLRELLNKLTDRSSAIITLQGNVQGTLVRTMTEMGICYSFNSAIARYIAVDEFVEDSELYQVSVFDGETTATISNCTSNANIYFHSPYEMPTIKKSIQLERGFFTFTRMEFKALAINSEPSIRFLSIKQRKCRFPHESNLRFFPDYYSYDLCLVECKFHLFLKHCQCIPYFYHITDSTAQYCKINQMGCVQLYQSYITFLTADELREIFGACKCIKNCDDATFTLQQFESTFWFNDPVVKWSTRIPKIRYSRRIIYDFIDALVSTGSTLEFFFGFSIITFIEFGYFSFRNLIISLMRARPVRNFWKRKQNKRTLLNARKQKRRNTKTFIYLP; this is translated from the exons GGCGCAGCACAAAAGAAGCTGAAAAC CATGTTTCGGTTCTACATTACAAAGGCGATTCAAAATGTGCTCGCCCAAACTAGTCTACATGGAGTGGTGTATCTGGTGTACAAGCGGAGTACCTACATGGAAAA GGTTATGTGGTTCGTCATCATCTGTCTCTCACTAACGGCCGGTTGCTACGCCGTGGGCATCTTCTGGATACGATACTGGACCAATCCAACGATGATTGCCCTGGACCGGAACTACCATCTCTGGAACACCACGTTTCCCAGTCTGACCGTGTGCTTCCAGAAAAGATTAAATGAACGCGCGCGTGACGAGCTGGTGTCCAAAGTGGAACCGGAGCAGATGGAACGGTACAGTGAATTTCTGGAGACGCTGATTGAAAGCGACATCGAAAACGTGGGACGATTGGCAGAGTACGAAGAGTTCGATGATGGAGCCAACTTGAGGGAATTGCTCAACAAACTTACCGACCGCTCGAGCGCTATCATAACGCTGCAGGGAAACGTACAAGGAACTTTGGTTCGAACAATGACCGAAATGGGAATCTGTTACTCGTTTAATTCTGCCATCGCCCGGTACATAGCTGTGGATGAGTTTGTTGAAGATAGCGAGCTGTATCAAGTGAGCGTGTTCGACGGGGAAACAACGGCTACAATTTCAAACTGTACCTCAAACGCTAAT ATTTACTTCCATAGTCCTTACGAGATGCCGACgataaaaaaatcgattcaaCTTGAGCGGGGATTCTTCACGTTTACTAGAATGGAATTCAAAGCTCTCGCCATCAACTCGGAGCCATCGATTAGGTTTTTGAGCATCAAGCAACGGAAGTGTAGGTTCCCGCACGAGTCGAACCTCCGATTCTTCCCAGATTACTACTCTTACGATCTGTGTTTGGTGGAGTGCAAGTTCCATCTTTTCCTCAAGCACTGCCAATGCATTCCATACTTTTACCATATAACCG ATTCGACGGCACAATAttgcaaaattaatcaaatggGCTGTGTGCAGTTGTATCAGAGCTACATAACGTTTTTGACGGCGGATGAGCTGCGCGAGATTTTTGGGGCCTGTAAATGCATAAAGAATTGTGACGATGCCACCTTTACACTGCAGCAGTTCGAGTCTACATTTTGGTTCAACGATCCCGTTGTTAAGTGGAGTACGCGCATACCGAAAATTCGGTACAGTCGAAGAATTATCTACGATTTCATTGACGCGTTGG TTTCTACCGGAAGCACTTTGGAGTTTTTCTTTGGCTTCAGCATCATCACGTTCATCGAGTTTGGTTATTTTTCGTTCCGCAATCTGATAATATCCTTAATGCGCGCCAGACCGGTGCGTAATTTTTGGAAGCGGAAGCAAAACAAGCGAACGCTATTAAACGCACGAAAACAGAAGCGGCGCAACACGAAAACATTTATATATCTTCCGTAA
- the LOC128279026 gene encoding uncharacterized protein LOC128279026: protein MSLTEYAKELEAFLVKQKALLEQDKQRLRALVSSDLQKPEDERKPESIEQHESPKENVEPDVVTDKLSKEMANLGISIKRAPEPTVIDLMERVNSKTVAKRDRTRTELANIDSQQAAKRPPSPHLVMAPVPKPAANASPTQQMSPQQDAMEQWVSDTFFSYFPSFNKKQKDQKVVLSRARQEEYQEYLKNVNFVANVIPEVASKHQQYIKKYGTGKAAKGAAAATGEGSKEHGAGTSNPPPGPSAGMGNSPAQPQVRFGKSLVAEGNATFRKGSPREKLIEDLAHTDLPTILNTDTIDRRNRMLAEEESRRKMDYQRDLIKQIEEKRKEVERMREKEKLEEEMLTR from the exons ATGTCGCTTACGGAGTACGCTAAAGAGCTTGAGGCCtttttggtcaaacaaaagGCGCTGTTGGAACAAGACAAACAACGTTTACGAGCGCTTGTGTCGAGCGACTTGCAGAAGCCAGAGGACGAACGCAAACCAGAATCGATAGAACAACACGAATCGCCGAAGGAAAACGTAGAACCCGATGTTGTGACCGATAAACTTTCGAAGGAGATGGCTAACCTTGGAATTAGTATCAAAAGAGCGCCGGAACCGACCGTTATTGACCTAATGGAAAGAGTCAATAGTAAAACAGTGGCCAAACGTGATCGTACCCGTACTGAGTTGGCCAATATTGACTCACAGCAGGCAGCCAAGCGTCCTCCGTCGCCGCACCTCGTCATGGCCCCGGTCCCGAAGCCGGCAGCAAATGCTTCGCCAACACAACAAATGTCGCCTCAACAG GATGCAATGGAACAGTGGGTTTCGGATACGTTCTTTTCGTACTTTCCGAGTTTCAACAAAAAGCAGAAGGACCAGAAAGTGGTCCTTTCCCGCGCCCGTCAGGAGGAGTACCAAGagtatttgaaaaatgtaaatttcgTTGCTAACGTG ATCCCGGAAGTGGCGTCCAAGCACCAGCAGTACATTAAAAAGTACGGCACCGGTAAGGCGGCCAAGggtgctgcggcggcgactggCGAAGGCTCAAAGGAGCACGGCGCAGGAACGTCGAATCCTCCGCCGGGCCCCAGTGCCGGTATGGGCAACAGTCCGGCCCAGCCACAGGTTCGCTTCGGGAAGTCCTTGGTGGCGGAAGGGAACGCAACTTTCCGCAAAGGTAGCCCGCGCGAGAAGTTGATTGAAGACTTAGCCCATACTGATCTGCCTACCATTCTCAATACAGACACTATCGATCGCAGGAATAGGATGTTGGCCGAA GAAGAAAGCCGCCGCAAGATGGACTACCAACGGGACCTGATTAAGCAGATCGAGGAGAAGCGAAAAGAGGTCGAACGGATgcgtgaaaaggaaaaactggaagaggaaatgttgACCAGGTAA